A section of the Falco peregrinus isolate bFalPer1 chromosome 3, bFalPer1.pri, whole genome shotgun sequence genome encodes:
- the LOC101924899 gene encoding uncharacterized protein LOC101924899 isoform X1 — protein sequence MEDRRKKRSPKACLAPPLPAGAPRPLPHSKSTSFALPLPTLPSPRQRTRLRRTSKERARAGTGVSRGAPLQHSFLTDVSDVCEMEGGLLSLLSDFHSGKLQAFGKECSFEQLEHVREMQEKLARLHFGLDVCVEELPEEQKKVAADRNLDQLLAHLEELSSSISCTWPRARTPRTRPPDPAPGPAVGRPRAAAPKGPHSGADPAEGPPGPPPVKRGERSAPGPASAPRCHLGGPHGRGNGGEGAGLRLPSRPADVITSRRVAGAAMAAVLGPQAEAEGWRRLLRAVTRLQACVRGYLLRKRFRNLRAEYEEVVREIEGDLSQLRWRGRLLPRPLFVPEIPTQGKHAAPQEAVPSDEAGTEKAQELDASEPERDWGCSSVNPTAQLQSKKELSSMGEGDGVSPPDFGADATKCTEKVCIPPAENEDWQNGSDISSVWDDAVLGAESLEGCLEIPLEDIKELPRTRSGLQSYRNHLIMELLWLQQAIVSRKNYLMLKQRLGVPGP from the exons ATGGAGGACCGGAGGAAGAAGCGGAGCCCCAAGGCTTGCCtggccccgccgctgcccgctgGGGCCCCACGGCCGCTGCCCCACAGCAAGAGCACGTCCTTCGCGCTGccgctgcccaccctgccctcaCCCAGGCAGCGCACCCGGCTCAGGCG GACAAGCAAGGAGCGAGCTCGGGCAGGCACAGGGGTGTCACGGGGGGCCCCgctgcagcacagcttcctCACCGACGTCTCCGATGTCTGCGAGATGGAAGGAGGGCTGCTCAGCCTCCTCAGTGACTTCCACTCGGGAAAGCTGCAGGCCTTcg GGAAGGAGTGCTCCTTCGAGCAGCTGGAGCACGTGCGGGAGATGCAGGAGAAGCTGGCGCGGCTCCACTTTGGCCTTGACGTCTGCGTGGAGGAGCTCCCTGAGGAGCAGAAGAAGGTGGCGGCCGACAGGAACCTGGACCAGCTGTTGGCACAT ctggaggagctcagcAGCTCCAT AAGCTGCACCTGGCCGAGAGCTCGGACGCCGAGGACGCGGCCGCCTGaccccgcgcccggcccggctgTGGGGCGGCCGCGAGCCGCGGCGCCCAAGGGACCCCACAGCGGGGCCGACCCCGCGGAAGGGCCGCCGGGGCCCCCGCCGGTCAAACGGGGGGAGCGCAGCgccccaggccctgccagcgcCCCCCGCTGCCATCTTGGCGGGCCCCACGGGCGGGGAAACGGCGGCGAGGGGGCGGGGCTTCGCCTGCCGTCGCGCCCGGCTGACGTCATCACCAGCCGCCGGGTTGCTGGGGCGGCCATGGCGGCGGTGCTGGGGCCGCAGGCCGAGGCCGAGGGGTGGCGGCGGCTGCTCCGCGCCGTGACCCGCCTGCAG GCCTGTGTCAGGGGTTACCTGCTGCGGAAGCGCTTTAGGAACCTGCGAGCGGAGTACGAGGAGGTGGTGCGGGAGATCGAAGGAGACCTGAGCCAGCTGCGGTGGAGGGGACGGCTCCTGCCGCGGCCTCTGTTTGTCCCTGAG ATACCAACACAAGGGAAGCATGCAGCTCCACAGGAGGCTGTACCAAGCGATGAGGCTGGCACGGAAAAAGCACAGGAGCTGGATGCCTCTGAACCAGAACGCgactggggctgcagcagtgtgAATCCTACAGCCCAGctgcaaagcaagaaagaaCTGAGCTCCATGGGCGAGGGTGATGGAGTGAGCCCCCCCGATTTTGGGGCTGATGCCACTAAATGCACTGAAAAGGTGTGCATCCCCCCTGCAGAGAACGAGGACTGGCAGAACGGCAGTGACATATCCTCTGTGTGGGACGATGCTGTCCTGGGGGCAGAGTCCCTTGAAGGCTGCCTGG AAATTCCGCTTGAGGACATAAAGGAGCTTCCTCGAACTCGGTCTGGTCTCCAGTCCTACAGAAATCACTTGATCATGGAGTTGCTCTGGCTGCAACAAGCTATTGTCAGCCGTAAAAAT taTTTGATGCTGAAACAGAGGCTGGGGGTTCCTGGTCCATAG
- the LOC101924899 gene encoding IQ domain-containing protein C isoform X3, translated as MAAVLGPQAEAEGWRRLLRAVTRLQACVRGYLLRKRFRNLRAEYEEVVREIEGDLSQLRWRGRLLPRPLFVPEIPTQGKHAAPQEAVPSDEAGTEKAQELDASEPERDWGCSSVNPTAQLQSKKELSSMGEGDGVSPPDFGADATKCTEKVCIPPAENEDWQNGSDISSVWDDAVLGAESLEGCLEIPLEDIKELPRTRSGLQSYRNHLIMELLWLQQAIVSRKNYLMLKQRLGVPGP; from the exons ATGGCGGCGGTGCTGGGGCCGCAGGCCGAGGCCGAGGGGTGGCGGCGGCTGCTCCGCGCCGTGACCCGCCTGCAG GCCTGTGTCAGGGGTTACCTGCTGCGGAAGCGCTTTAGGAACCTGCGAGCGGAGTACGAGGAGGTGGTGCGGGAGATCGAAGGAGACCTGAGCCAGCTGCGGTGGAGGGGACGGCTCCTGCCGCGGCCTCTGTTTGTCCCTGAG ATACCAACACAAGGGAAGCATGCAGCTCCACAGGAGGCTGTACCAAGCGATGAGGCTGGCACGGAAAAAGCACAGGAGCTGGATGCCTCTGAACCAGAACGCgactggggctgcagcagtgtgAATCCTACAGCCCAGctgcaaagcaagaaagaaCTGAGCTCCATGGGCGAGGGTGATGGAGTGAGCCCCCCCGATTTTGGGGCTGATGCCACTAAATGCACTGAAAAGGTGTGCATCCCCCCTGCAGAGAACGAGGACTGGCAGAACGGCAGTGACATATCCTCTGTGTGGGACGATGCTGTCCTGGGGGCAGAGTCCCTTGAAGGCTGCCTGG AAATTCCGCTTGAGGACATAAAGGAGCTTCCTCGAACTCGGTCTGGTCTCCAGTCCTACAGAAATCACTTGATCATGGAGTTGCTCTGGCTGCAACAAGCTATTGTCAGCCGTAAAAAT taTTTGATGCTGAAACAGAGGCTGGGGGTTCCTGGTCCATAG
- the EIF3I gene encoding eukaryotic translation initiation factor 3 subunit I has translation MATSPLREEKPPLLPSGPTLPRPAALSPQPRKLTHGRHSDGDVFPLCAPSDPEVPVRLSRHSAAAMKPILLQGHERSITQIKYNREGDLLFTVAKDPIVNVWYSVNGERLGTYNGHTGAVWCVDADWDTRHVLTGSADNSCRLWDCETGKQLALVKTSSAVRTCGFDFGGNIIMFSTDKQMGYQCFVSFFDLRDPSQIENNEPYMKIPCSDSKITSAVWGPLGEFIIAGHESGELNQFSAKSGEQLSNIKEHTKQINDIQTSRDMTMFITASKDNTAKLFDCTTLEHLKTFRTERPVNSAALSPIFDHVVLGGGQEAMDVTTTSTRIGKFEARFFHLAFEEEFGRVKGHFGPINSVAFHPDGKSYSSGGEDGYVRIHYFDPQYFEFEFEA, from the exons ATGGCCACATCCCCCCTCAGGGAAG AGAAACCCCCTCTACTCCCCTCAGGGCCGACCCTTCCCCGCCCAGCAGCGCTCTCCCCTCAGCCCCGGAAGCTCACCCACGGGCGCCATAGCGACGGTGACGTATTTCCGCTCTGTGCGCCCTCTGACCCGGAAGTGCCCGTGCGGCTCTCTCGCCACAGCGCTGCCGCCATG AAGCCGATCCTGCTGCAGGGCCATGAGCGCTCCATCACGCAAATCAAGTACAACCGCGAGGGAGACCTGCTTTTCACCGTGGCCAAGGATCCC atTGTCAATGTTTGGTATTCAGTGAATGGAGAGAGGCTGGGCACCTACAATGGCCATACAGGAGCTGTCTGGTGTGTGGATGCAGACT GGGACACACGACATGTGCTCACTGGCTCTGCAGATAACAGCTGTCGGCTCTGGGACTGTGAAACAG GAAAGCAGCTCGCTCTAGTGAAGACAAGCTCAGCGGTGAGGACGTGTGGGTTCGACTTCGGAGGAAACATCATCATGTTTTCCACGGACAAGCAGATGGGATATCAGTGTTTCGTGAGCTTCTTTGATCTCCGGGACCCCAGCCAGATTG agAACAACGAGCCTTACATGAAAATTCCCTGCAGTGACTCCAAAATCACTAGTGCTGTATGGGGCCCTCTGGGAGAGTTCATCATCGCAGGACATGAGAGCGGAGAGCTGAACCAGTTCAGTGCCAAG TCAGGGGAGCAGCTTTCAAACATCAAGGAGCACACCAAGCAAATCAACGATATTCAGACCTCCAGGGACATGACCATGTTCATCACTGCCTCCAAGGACAACACGGCCAAG CTATTTGATTGCACGACACTTGAGCATTTGAAGACGTTCCGGACGGAGCGACCGGTGAACTCTGCTGCACTCTCCCCCATTTTTGATCAC GTCGTGCTTGGTGGTGGGCAAGAGGCCATGGATGTAACCACAACCTCCACCAGGATTGGAAAATTTGAGGCAAG GTTCTTCCACTTGGCTTTTGAAGAAGAGTTTGGCAGAGTGAAGGGTCACTTTGGTCCGATAAATAGCGTTGCATTTCACCCCGATGGGAAGAG TTACAGCAGCGGGGGTGAGGATGGCTACGTTCGCATCCATTACTTCGATCCCCAATACTTCGAGTTTGAATTTGAAGCTTAA
- the DCDC2B gene encoding doublecortin domain-containing protein 2B: MNWGMNSCGLAPVPPAKNVVVYRNGDPFFPGRKFVVNQRRFLTFEVFLNEVTKSIHAPLAVRNLYTPRHGHRIAELGDLQDGCQYVAAGFEKFKKLNYLNHGRKDLHGTRTSEGLRFRVVAPWKSNVLARWQKHARLPCTIHVFRNGDLLSPPFPLPLPKSTPLQWDTLLALLTKKADLRSGAVNKLCRLDGTQVSGGEELLNGNYYVAVGNEEYKKLPYFELLVPQDSARRTLWNHQNSRRKKYRRKFGELCASSQDRPGDSALAEPPQQLDSHRVQTTGAAEKEKAPTALPQRQRQARKSRLKEEESIFHAKPVRAGQNRRSNRNVQRWPDQEESVYKPRDPRKEMRGSQAVKEDGHARVDVPIDQEVAELIPKAKTIHHSKARTADKSQKTVARKKDASDSEDKQHRRMLPLAAKSSEEFTKGV, encoded by the exons ATGAACTGGGGGATGAATTCCTGTGGCTTAGCTCCAGTACCTCCAGCCAAGAATGTGGTGGTGTATCGCAACGGTGACCCTTTCTTCCCTGGGAGGAAGTTTGTAGTGAACCAGCGGCGATTCCTGACCTTCGAGGTGTTTCTGAATGAGGTGACCAAGAGCATCCACGCGCCCTTGGCTGTGAGGAACCTCTACACACCCAGGCATGGCCACCGCATCGCTGAGCTGGGGGACCTGCAGGACGGGTGCCAGTACGTGGCTGCAGGCTTTGAAAAGTTCAAAAAGCTCAA CTATTTAAATCACGGAAGGAAGGACCTCCATGGGACAAGAACCAGCGAGGGTCTGCGG TTCCGCGTTGTAGCCCCCTGGAAGTCAAACGTCTTGGCACGATGGCAGAAGCACGCCCGCCTGCCCTGCACGATACA tgtttTCCGGAATGGGGATTTGCTGAGCCCTCCTTTCCCACTGCCGCTCCCCAAGAGCACCCCACTGCAGTGGGACACgctcctggccctgctgacAAAGAAAGCCGACCTGCGCAGCGGAGCTGTTAACAA ACTCTGCAGGCTGGATGGAACCCAGGTgtctggtggagaggagctgctgaATGGCAATTACTACGTGGCAGTGGGAAATGAGGAGTACAAAAAACTGCCTTACTTtgagctgctggtgccccaGGATTCTGCACGCAGGACACTGTG GAACCACCAAAATAGCAGGCGCAAAAAATACCGCAGAAAG tTTGGTGagctctgtgccagctcccAGGACAGACCTGGTGACTCCGCTCTTGCTGAACCACCTCAACAG CTGGACAGTCACAGGGTGCAGaccacaggagctgcagagaaagagaaggccCCAACTGCTCTTCCACAACGGCAAAGGCAAGCCAGGAAATCTCGCCTCAAAGAGGAAGAGTCCATTTTCCATGCTAAACCTGTCCGTGCAGGGCAGAACAGAAGGAGCAACAGGAATGTGCAGCGCTGGCCTGATCAAG AAGAAAGTGTCTATAAACCCAGAGATCCGAGGAAGGAGATGCGAGGTTCCCAGGCAGTAAAGGAGGATGGACACGCAAGGGTGGACGTACCCATTGATCAG GAAGTTGCAGAACTTATACCAAAAGCCAAAACGATACACCACAGTAAG GCACGGACTGCAGACAAATCACAAAAGACTGTGGCAAGGAAAAAGGATGCCAGTGACTCTGAGGATAAACAGCACCGAAGGATGTTGCCCTTGGCAGCAAAGAGCTCTGAAGAGTTCACAAAGGGAGTGTGA
- the LOC101910821 gene encoding myotubularin-related protein 9-like, whose amino-acid sequence MEFSELIKTATVESVLLSCMGLPAVKGTLCITSHHLLLSSCPGGDSQPGTLELWLLIRNVDAVEKRVQNLGWYQPPRTNDSPRDTRIAGSSGTITLRCKDLKVLQLEIPGMEECLNIASSIEALSSVDSVMMMYPFFYRPQSLKLEEGWHLFPLEQYFQRIASQTSQWRLSDVNRDFTTCPTYPPTVIVPAAVDDDTLQKAARFRQGGRFPVLSYYHCKNGTAMLRSSQPLTGPNRKRCREDEMLLGTILDEGERGFIIDTRSAQAAKQARMTGGGTEPKSSYPQWRRLHRPLERGRPLQESFIKLVEACNDTSINMDRWLSRLESCRWLSHVKAALSTACLAAQCLDREEASVLVHGAEGTDTTLLVTALAQVILDPSCRTLAGFQGLLEREWIEAGHPFHLRCARSAYSHARLKQEAPLFLLFLDCVWQLSRQFPFSLEFSEHLLLTLFDNAYASAYGTFLCNNEKERCLCKVRESTHALWAWLNQPGEKKKYLNPLYSHNALVIWPSVEPQSIQLWQGLFFRWIRSSQYLDEAWAEVQRLAEGGDPPVKESVESRLSRSLSDPAAQTENGR is encoded by the exons ATGGAGTTCTCCGAGCTGATCAAGACGGCGACAGTGGAGAGCGTGCTGCTGTCGTGCATGGGGCTGCCGGCCGTGAAGGGCACCCTGTGCATCACCAGCCACCAcctgctcctctcctcctgccccggGGGGGACAGCCAGCCCGGCACCCTGGAGCTCTGGCTGCTCATCCGCAACGTGGATGCTGTGGAGAAGAG AGTGCAGAATTTAGGCTGGTACCAGCCCCCCCGGACTAATGACTCCCCACGAGACACCAG gaTCGCTGGCTCCTCCGGCACCATCACGCTCCGGTGCAAAGACCTGaaggtgctgcagctggagatcCCTGGCATGGAAGAGTGTCTCAACATCGCCAGCTCCATCGAG GCTCTCTCCTCGGTGGACTCCGTGATGATGATGTACCCGTTCTTCTACAGACCCCAGAGCCTGAAGCTCGAGGAAGGATGGCACCTTTTCCCTCTCGAGCAGTACTTCCAACGGATCGCCTCACAG ACGAGCCAGTGGCGGCTGAGCGATGTGAACCGGGATTTCACCACCTGCCCCACGTACCCTCCCACCGTCATCGTGCCAGCAGCGGTGGACGATGACACCTTGCAGAAGGCTGCCCGTTTCCGGCAGGGCGGGCGATTCCCCGTCCTCAGCTATTACCACTGCAAGAACGGCACC GCGATGCTCCGCAGCAGCCAGCCACTGACGGGCCCCAACCGAAAGCGCTGCCGTGAGGATGAGATGCTGCTGGGGACCATCCTGGATGAGGGGGAGCGAGGCTTTATCATTGACACGCGGTCGGCCCAGGCGGCGAAGCAGGCTCGGATGACGGGGGGGGGCACGGAGCCCAAGTCCTCCTACCCACAGTGGAGGAGGCTGCACCGGCCCTTGGAGAG agGCCGCCCGCTGCAGGAGAGCTTTATTAAACTGGTGGAAGCCTGCAATGACACCTCAATCAACATGGACCGGTGGCTGAGCCGGCTGGAGAGCTGCCGCTGGCTGAGCCACGTCAAGGCAGCCCtgagcacagcctgcctggccgcACAGTGCCTGGACAG GGAGGAGGCCAGCGTGCTGGTCCACGGGGCGGAGGGGACGGACACGACGCTGCTGGTGACGGCGCTGGCCCAGGTGATCCTGGACCCGTCCTGCCGCACGCTGGCAGGCTtccaggggctgctggagcgGGAGTGGATTGAG gctggCCACCCCTTCCACCTCCGCTGCGCCCGCTCTGCCTACTCCCACGCCCGGCTGAAGCAGGAGGCGCcgctcttcctcctcttcctcgaCTGCGTGTGGCAGCTGAGCCGCCAGTTCCCCTTCTCTCTGGAGTTCAGCGAGCATCTCCTCCTCACCCTTTTCGACAACGCCTACGCCTCTGCCTACGGCACCTTCCTCTGCAACAACGAGAAAGAGAG GTGCCTGTGTAAAGTGAGGGAGAGCACGCATGCCCTCTGGGCCTGGCTGAACCAACCTGGGGAGAAGAAGAAGTACCTGAACCCCCTCTACTCGCACAACGCCCTGGTCATCTGGCCCTCTGTCGAGCCCCAGagcatccagctctggcagg GTTTATTCTTCCGATGGATCCGTTCATCTCAGTACCTGGACGAGGCCTGGGCAGAGGTCCAGCGGTTAGCAGAGGGGGGTGACCCCCCAGTCAAGGAGAGCGTGGAGAGCAGGTTGAGCCGGTCCCTCTCTGACCCCGCTGCCCAGACAGAGAACGGACGATGA
- the FAM167B gene encoding protein FAM167B isoform X2, producing MLKKTRKGKNNSKKKKKKKKPKRTNPNNPSFALLWIRKVPARWNCPRHPQPLSSWGCWWPGCSSLCRCRGQNLCLPGGFGGGPKGAAMPFGQLKFKELGEEEPTWEQESLDGVKALAAKLKLQTRRPSYLEWEARVRGQPWCSRTPGGTWGARQGPGHPEDEQDGSVCGFATMEAALEWLRMELEMQAVDQRLAQQLMRLRAQLHRLKVEQACHQHKEMLDDATFGLEGCEEDSDLLCNIPPKAAFLLSTPLKHIGVTRMNINSRRFSLC from the exons ATGctaaaaaagacaagaaaaggaaaaaacaacagtaagaaaaaaaaaaaaaaaaagaaaccaaaacgAACAAACCCAAATAACCCCTCCTTTGCGCTCCTCTGGATACGGAAAGTTCCTGCCCGTTGGAATTGCCCTCGACATCCCCAACCCTTATCgtcctgggggtgctggtggccagGGTGCTCCTCACTCTGCAGGTGCAGGGGGCAGAACCTCTGTCTGCCTGGGGGCTTTGGGGGGGGTCCCAAGGGTGCTGCCATGCCCTTCGGCCAGCTGAAGTTCAAGGAGCTGGGCGAGGAGGAGCCCACCTGGGAGCAGGAGAGCCTGGACGGCGTGAAGGCGCTGGCGGCCAAGTTGAAGTTGCAGACACGGAGACCCTCCTACCTGGAGTGGGAAGCCCGGGTGAGGGGGCAGCCCTGGTGCAGTCGGACCCCcggggggacatggggggcaCGGCAGGGCCCTGGGCACCCTGAGGATGAGCAGGATGGCAGCGTCTGTGGCTTCGCCACCATGGAGGCGGCGCTGGAGTGGCTCAGGATGGAGCTG gagatgcaggCTGTGGACCAGcgcctggcacagcagctgatGCGCCTGCGGGCGCAGCTGCACCGGCTGAAGGTGGAGCAGGCCTGCCACCAACACAAGGAGATGCTGGATGATGCCACCTTCGGCCTCGAGGGCTGTGAGGAAGACTCGGATCTGCTCTGCAACATCCCCCCCAAGGCTGCCTTCCTGCTCTCCACGCCGCTCAAGCACATCGGCGTCACCCGCATGAACATCAACTCCCGACGGTTCTCCCTCTGCTGA
- the FAM167B gene encoding protein FAM167B isoform X1 — protein MLKKTRKGKNNSKKKKKKKKPKRTNPNNPSFALLWIRKVPARWNCPRHPQPLSSWGCWWPGCSSLCRCRGQNLCLPGGFGGGPKGAAMPFGQLKFKELGEEEPTWEQESLDGVKALAAKLKLQTRRPSYLEWEARVRGQPWCSRTPGGTWGARQGPGHPEDEQDGSVCGFATMEAALEWLRMELQEMQAVDQRLAQQLMRLRAQLHRLKVEQACHQHKEMLDDATFGLEGCEEDSDLLCNIPPKAAFLLSTPLKHIGVTRMNINSRRFSLC, from the exons ATGctaaaaaagacaagaaaaggaaaaaacaacagtaagaaaaaaaaaaaaaaaaagaaaccaaaacgAACAAACCCAAATAACCCCTCCTTTGCGCTCCTCTGGATACGGAAAGTTCCTGCCCGTTGGAATTGCCCTCGACATCCCCAACCCTTATCgtcctgggggtgctggtggccagGGTGCTCCTCACTCTGCAGGTGCAGGGGGCAGAACCTCTGTCTGCCTGGGGGCTTTGGGGGGGGTCCCAAGGGTGCTGCCATGCCCTTCGGCCAGCTGAAGTTCAAGGAGCTGGGCGAGGAGGAGCCCACCTGGGAGCAGGAGAGCCTGGACGGCGTGAAGGCGCTGGCGGCCAAGTTGAAGTTGCAGACACGGAGACCCTCCTACCTGGAGTGGGAAGCCCGGGTGAGGGGGCAGCCCTGGTGCAGTCGGACCCCcggggggacatggggggcaCGGCAGGGCCCTGGGCACCCTGAGGATGAGCAGGATGGCAGCGTCTGTGGCTTCGCCACCATGGAGGCGGCGCTGGAGTGGCTCAGGATGGAGCTG caggagatgcaggCTGTGGACCAGcgcctggcacagcagctgatGCGCCTGCGGGCGCAGCTGCACCGGCTGAAGGTGGAGCAGGCCTGCCACCAACACAAGGAGATGCTGGATGATGCCACCTTCGGCCTCGAGGGCTGTGAGGAAGACTCGGATCTGCTCTGCAACATCCCCCCCAAGGCTGCCTTCCTGCTCTCCACGCCGCTCAAGCACATCGGCGTCACCCGCATGAACATCAACTCCCGACGGTTCTCCCTCTGCTGA
- the LOC101924899 gene encoding uncharacterized protein LOC101924899 isoform X2, with translation MEDRRKKRSPKACLAPPLPAGAPRPLPHSKSTSFALPLPTLPSPRQRTRLRRTSKERARAGTGVSRGAPLQHSFLTDVSDVCEMEGGLLSLLSDFHSGKLQAFGKECSFEQLEHVREMQEKLARLHFGLDVCVEELPEEQKKVAADRNLDQLLAHLEELSSSISCTWPRARTPRTRPPDPAPGPAVGRPRAAAPKGPHSGADPAEGPPGPPPVKRGERSAPGPASAPRCHLGGPHGRGNGGEGAGLRLPSRPADVITSRRVAGAAMAAVLGPQAEAEGWRRLLRAVTRLQIPTQGKHAAPQEAVPSDEAGTEKAQELDASEPERDWGCSSVNPTAQLQSKKELSSMGEGDGVSPPDFGADATKCTEKVCIPPAENEDWQNGSDISSVWDDAVLGAESLEGCLEIPLEDIKELPRTRSGLQSYRNHLIMELLWLQQAIVSRKNYLMLKQRLGVPGP, from the exons ATGGAGGACCGGAGGAAGAAGCGGAGCCCCAAGGCTTGCCtggccccgccgctgcccgctgGGGCCCCACGGCCGCTGCCCCACAGCAAGAGCACGTCCTTCGCGCTGccgctgcccaccctgccctcaCCCAGGCAGCGCACCCGGCTCAGGCG GACAAGCAAGGAGCGAGCTCGGGCAGGCACAGGGGTGTCACGGGGGGCCCCgctgcagcacagcttcctCACCGACGTCTCCGATGTCTGCGAGATGGAAGGAGGGCTGCTCAGCCTCCTCAGTGACTTCCACTCGGGAAAGCTGCAGGCCTTcg GGAAGGAGTGCTCCTTCGAGCAGCTGGAGCACGTGCGGGAGATGCAGGAGAAGCTGGCGCGGCTCCACTTTGGCCTTGACGTCTGCGTGGAGGAGCTCCCTGAGGAGCAGAAGAAGGTGGCGGCCGACAGGAACCTGGACCAGCTGTTGGCACAT ctggaggagctcagcAGCTCCAT AAGCTGCACCTGGCCGAGAGCTCGGACGCCGAGGACGCGGCCGCCTGaccccgcgcccggcccggctgTGGGGCGGCCGCGAGCCGCGGCGCCCAAGGGACCCCACAGCGGGGCCGACCCCGCGGAAGGGCCGCCGGGGCCCCCGCCGGTCAAACGGGGGGAGCGCAGCgccccaggccctgccagcgcCCCCCGCTGCCATCTTGGCGGGCCCCACGGGCGGGGAAACGGCGGCGAGGGGGCGGGGCTTCGCCTGCCGTCGCGCCCGGCTGACGTCATCACCAGCCGCCGGGTTGCTGGGGCGGCCATGGCGGCGGTGCTGGGGCCGCAGGCCGAGGCCGAGGGGTGGCGGCGGCTGCTCCGCGCCGTGACCCGCCTGCAG ATACCAACACAAGGGAAGCATGCAGCTCCACAGGAGGCTGTACCAAGCGATGAGGCTGGCACGGAAAAAGCACAGGAGCTGGATGCCTCTGAACCAGAACGCgactggggctgcagcagtgtgAATCCTACAGCCCAGctgcaaagcaagaaagaaCTGAGCTCCATGGGCGAGGGTGATGGAGTGAGCCCCCCCGATTTTGGGGCTGATGCCACTAAATGCACTGAAAAGGTGTGCATCCCCCCTGCAGAGAACGAGGACTGGCAGAACGGCAGTGACATATCCTCTGTGTGGGACGATGCTGTCCTGGGGGCAGAGTCCCTTGAAGGCTGCCTGG AAATTCCGCTTGAGGACATAAAGGAGCTTCCTCGAACTCGGTCTGGTCTCCAGTCCTACAGAAATCACTTGATCATGGAGTTGCTCTGGCTGCAACAAGCTATTGTCAGCCGTAAAAAT taTTTGATGCTGAAACAGAGGCTGGGGGTTCCTGGTCCATAG
- the LOC101924899 gene encoding coiled-coil domain-containing protein 28B isoform X4 has protein sequence MEDRRKKRSPKACLAPPLPAGAPRPLPHSKSTSFALPLPTLPSPRQRTRLRRTSKERARAGTGVSRGAPLQHSFLTDVSDVCEMEGGLLSLLSDFHSGKLQAFGKECSFEQLEHVREMQEKLARLHFGLDVCVEELPEEQKKVAADRNLDQLLAHLEELSSSIQKLHLAESSDAEDAAA, from the exons ATGGAGGACCGGAGGAAGAAGCGGAGCCCCAAGGCTTGCCtggccccgccgctgcccgctgGGGCCCCACGGCCGCTGCCCCACAGCAAGAGCACGTCCTTCGCGCTGccgctgcccaccctgccctcaCCCAGGCAGCGCACCCGGCTCAGGCG GACAAGCAAGGAGCGAGCTCGGGCAGGCACAGGGGTGTCACGGGGGGCCCCgctgcagcacagcttcctCACCGACGTCTCCGATGTCTGCGAGATGGAAGGAGGGCTGCTCAGCCTCCTCAGTGACTTCCACTCGGGAAAGCTGCAGGCCTTcg GGAAGGAGTGCTCCTTCGAGCAGCTGGAGCACGTGCGGGAGATGCAGGAGAAGCTGGCGCGGCTCCACTTTGGCCTTGACGTCTGCGTGGAGGAGCTCCCTGAGGAGCAGAAGAAGGTGGCGGCCGACAGGAACCTGGACCAGCTGTTGGCACAT ctggaggagctcagcAGCTCCAT CCAGAAGCTGCACCTGGCCGAGAGCTCGGACGCCGAGGACGCGGCCGCCTGa